From the Methylomonas sp. MK1 genome, one window contains:
- a CDS encoding TonB-dependent receptor domain-containing protein, with amino-acid sequence MKYPAPACRAPLYVAFAAGLLTSTVTLAAEQSFDIRSQALSAALTRFSALTGLQVLYEGDIAERITAPELKGRYTPEQALQNLLRGSGLHYRFSNGNTVTLEKAAAVEPQSAAGTTTLPSLTVTGKALGSESLSLTTPSMQESQTKLNRVAGGTTVIDGERITEGAPLSVSDALATAPGVYVGDISAGAAGGSRISIRGSDGNSDISPIRGIKILRNGMPFTHANGTFDTESLNLYAIDHIEVYRGANALEYGGSNLGGAINYITPTGYTADSLKIGIVGGTNDYYRPYFSGGKAFENGLDVFGTFSYVNTDTTRENNHQEQFLGHGNIGYRWNENHETRLYFDAQNHNFLWPASLSKRQIDQNPQQNANDWSLPNGFSSYRFDLKHSVKLNGGDRFDIGTYYSINNYRYDYTDSGNHDQWQDVGFNWRHELNGQLLGLKNRVVWGGLTQWQFINDKNYGIVGRQLGPLLTAERDRWLNVEAFMEDQLSLTDAFTLIAGIQLNYRDVNYERYEGYVASAARPSNQANQDFFTANPKLGFTWQATDEAQIYGNVSRSSEPPKMADLANIYLQPKRNLQTASTVEIGTRGQAQRLKWDLAFYQSWVNNEYLIVSNPRNPTAFSSTNADSTTLHRGVELGLETTLPLNLAASGDNLRLSGNYTWNDFTFDSDPALANNHLPGVPEHNAFVEALYQHPSGFYIGPNARIVSSNWADFANTLAAKPYALLGARMGWDDGKHWKLFVDGRNLTDEHYASSVWVIGNANGADLEQFNPGATRSVFGGVEYRF; translated from the coding sequence ATGAAATATCCCGCACCGGCTTGCCGTGCCCCACTCTACGTAGCGTTTGCTGCCGGCCTGTTGACTTCTACTGTTACCCTAGCTGCCGAGCAAAGCTTTGATATCCGCTCTCAAGCGCTGTCCGCCGCATTGACCCGTTTTTCCGCGCTCACCGGCCTGCAAGTGCTGTATGAGGGCGACATTGCCGAACGCATCACCGCGCCGGAATTAAAAGGCCGTTATACGCCGGAACAGGCTTTGCAGAACTTGCTGCGCGGTTCCGGGCTGCACTACCGGTTCAGCAACGGCAATACCGTCACCTTGGAAAAAGCGGCGGCGGTGGAACCGCAGTCGGCGGCCGGTACGACAACCTTGCCGAGTCTAACAGTGACGGGCAAAGCCTTAGGCAGCGAAAGCCTTAGCCTGACTACGCCGTCGATGCAAGAATCGCAAACCAAACTCAATCGAGTGGCGGGCGGCACCACGGTGATCGACGGCGAACGGATCACCGAAGGTGCGCCTTTGTCGGTCAGCGATGCCCTGGCGACGGCGCCGGGGGTTTATGTGGGCGACATTAGCGCCGGCGCGGCCGGCGGATCGCGCATCTCCATCCGCGGTTCGGACGGCAATTCCGATATTTCGCCGATTCGCGGGATCAAAATTCTGCGTAACGGCATGCCGTTTACGCACGCCAACGGGACTTTCGATACCGAGTCTCTCAATCTTTATGCCATCGATCATATCGAAGTCTATCGCGGTGCCAATGCCTTGGAATACGGCGGCAGCAATCTAGGCGGTGCTATCAATTACATCACGCCGACCGGTTACACCGCCGATTCGCTGAAAATCGGTATTGTCGGGGGGACTAACGATTATTACCGCCCGTATTTCAGCGGGGGCAAAGCGTTTGAAAACGGCCTGGATGTTTTTGGCACGTTTTCCTACGTCAATACCGATACGACCCGGGAAAACAATCATCAAGAGCAGTTTTTGGGACATGGCAATATCGGCTATCGCTGGAACGAAAATCACGAAACCCGTTTGTATTTCGATGCGCAAAACCATAATTTCTTGTGGCCGGCATCGCTGAGCAAGCGACAAATCGACCAAAATCCGCAACAAAACGCCAACGACTGGTCCTTGCCTAATGGCTTTTCATCCTACCGCTTCGATTTGAAACACTCGGTAAAATTGAATGGCGGCGACCGCTTCGATATCGGTACTTATTATTCGATCAATAACTATCGTTACGACTATACCGATAGCGGGAATCATGACCAGTGGCAGGATGTCGGCTTCAATTGGCGCCATGAACTCAACGGTCAATTATTGGGTTTAAAAAACCGGGTGGTATGGGGCGGTCTAACTCAGTGGCAATTCATCAACGATAAAAACTACGGTATCGTCGGCAGGCAGCTTGGGCCTTTGTTGACGGCGGAGCGCGACCGCTGGCTGAATGTCGAAGCTTTTATGGAAGACCAATTGAGTTTGACCGACGCGTTTACCTTGATAGCCGGCATTCAATTAAATTATCGCGACGTGAATTACGAGCGTTACGAGGGCTATGTAGCCAGTGCCGCCAGACCCAGCAATCAGGCCAATCAAGATTTTTTCACAGCCAATCCTAAACTGGGCTTTACTTGGCAAGCCACCGACGAAGCGCAAATTTACGGTAATGTCAGCCGCAGCTCCGAACCGCCAAAAATGGCCGATCTTGCCAATATTTATCTACAACCCAAAAGAAATCTGCAAACCGCCAGCACCGTGGAAATCGGTACGCGCGGGCAAGCCCAGCGCTTGAAATGGGACTTGGCTTTTTACCAGTCATGGGTCAACAACGAGTACTTGATTGTTTCCAATCCCAGAAATCCAACGGCCTTTTCCTCCACCAACGCTGATAGTACGACGCTGCATCGTGGTGTCGAACTCGGCTTGGAAACTACTTTGCCGCTAAATCTGGCAGCGTCCGGCGACAACCTGCGACTCAGCGGCAACTACACCTGGAACGACTTTACGTTTGACAGCGACCCCGCGCTAGCCAATAACCACTTGCCCGGCGTTCCCGAACACAATGCTTTCGTCGAAGCGCTGTACCAGCATCCCAGCGGTTTTTACATCGGCCCCAATGCCCGCATCGTCAGTTCCAACTGGGCGGACTTTGCCAATACTTTGGCCGCCAAGCCTTATGCGCTGTTGGGTGCGCGTATGGGCTGGGATGATGGCAAACATTGGAAGCTGTTCGTGGATGGTCGAAATTTGACCGACGAACATTACGCGTCTTCGGTTTGGGTGATAGGGAATGCCAATGGTGCCGATTTGGAACAATTTAATCCCGGCGCCACCCGGTCGGTGTTTGGCGGGGTGGAATACCGGTTTTAA
- a CDS encoding FecR family protein, whose product MSDKPQSPSSGSLANQAFAWFARLQADDVSDEARRQFEIWYHADPRHAEAYDKSRKLWDLLQQPAERVQQRLQADAAQTKTEPSPAGTTAWMQEVGQRLEQLPRGLGKGRLSSPASSRNLHRVAFGCLGLLLLVGGWRLPEQWQNWRSDYHTAAGQQLGVDLADGSRLTLNTDTALVVRYSDSLRQIELLRGEAYFEVAPNKQRPFVVDGGQATARAVGTAYSVRRQADELRVVVSEGTVEVGADSAKALVHAAEQAEYRQGRLQAVAQLDNDDALAWRRRQTVFHRQPLTQVLAEVNRYRRGRIVAVNPQLAERVVNGVFNNGDPDAVLAALATTLQAKALRMPGDLVLLY is encoded by the coding sequence ATGTCCGATAAGCCCCAATCCCCGTCTTCCGGTTCGCTTGCAAACCAGGCATTCGCCTGGTTTGCCCGCTTGCAAGCGGATGACGTCAGCGACGAAGCGCGTCGCCAATTTGAAATTTGGTACCACGCCGATCCCCGTCACGCCGAAGCCTACGACAAATCCCGCAAGCTATGGGACTTGCTGCAACAGCCGGCGGAGCGGGTTCAGCAACGTCTACAAGCGGATGCCGCCCAAACCAAAACGGAACCCTCTCCCGCCGGGACGACTGCATGGATGCAGGAGGTAGGGCAACGTCTGGAACAGTTGCCGAGAGGGCTGGGTAAGGGGCGTTTGTCATCGCCAGCTAGTAGCAGAAACCTGCACCGGGTTGCCTTTGGTTGTCTCGGGCTGTTGCTGTTGGTTGGCGGCTGGCGCTTGCCAGAGCAATGGCAAAACTGGCGTAGCGATTACCATACCGCAGCCGGCCAACAACTCGGCGTCGATTTGGCGGACGGCTCGCGGCTGACCTTGAATACCGATACGGCCTTGGTAGTTCGTTATAGCGACAGCCTGCGGCAAATCGAATTGTTACGCGGCGAAGCCTATTTCGAAGTCGCGCCTAATAAGCAAAGGCCGTTTGTCGTCGACGGCGGCCAAGCGACCGCGCGCGCGGTCGGTACCGCCTATAGTGTTCGCAGACAAGCCGACGAGCTGCGCGTCGTCGTCAGCGAAGGCACCGTGGAGGTCGGCGCCGATAGCGCCAAGGCTTTGGTGCACGCCGCCGAGCAAGCCGAGTATCGGCAAGGCCGGTTGCAAGCCGTCGCCCAGCTCGACAACGACGATGCTCTGGCCTGGCGACGGCGCCAAACCGTATTTCATCGTCAGCCGTTGACGCAAGTGCTGGCGGAAGTTAACCGCTATCGGCGCGGCCGTATTGTCGCTGTCAATCCGCAGTTGGCCGAACGGGTCGTCAACGGCGTCTTCAACAACGGCGATCCCGATGCAGTGCTGGCCGCGCTGGCAACCACGCTGCAAGCCAAGGCCTTGCGGATGCCGGGCGATTTGGTGTTGTTGTATTAA
- a CDS encoding NAAT family transporter — protein sequence MNWNEYVQLLAGLISVVNPISAMPIFLSLTATKSAGQRRQTAMTTAFAVAMVLFTSLLAGEPILNFFGIGLPAFRVAGGLLLLLMGISMLRVSDDRSRHTPEEDAESHEKSSVAVVPLAIPLLAGPGAISTTIVYAHRDLSLAHYLLFSGVIASVSLIVLLILLLAPRIIAVMRQTGMNVVTRVMGLLLTSTAVEFIAGGITELFPILARG from the coding sequence ATGAATTGGAACGAATATGTGCAATTGCTCGCCGGCTTGATTTCCGTAGTCAATCCGATCAGTGCCATGCCGATTTTTCTGTCGTTGACTGCGACAAAATCAGCTGGGCAACGTCGGCAGACAGCAATGACCACCGCATTTGCGGTGGCGATGGTGTTGTTCACCTCGCTGCTGGCAGGAGAGCCTATCCTGAATTTCTTCGGCATCGGCCTGCCTGCGTTTCGGGTGGCCGGTGGTCTGTTGTTGCTGTTGATGGGCATATCGATGCTGCGAGTCAGCGATGATCGTTCTCGGCACACACCGGAAGAAGACGCCGAGTCGCACGAAAAGTCCTCGGTAGCGGTGGTGCCCTTGGCGATTCCCTTGTTGGCAGGGCCTGGCGCGATCAGCACCACCATCGTCTATGCACATCGCGATTTGTCCTTGGCGCACTATTTGTTGTTCAGCGGCGTGATCGCGTCCGTCAGTTTGATCGTGTTGCTGATTCTGTTGCTGGCACCGCGCATTATCGCCGTGATGAGACAAACCGGCATGAATGTGGTGACGCGGGTGATGGGCTTGTTGTTGACCTCGACCGCTGTGGAATTTATCGCCGGCGGCATTACGGAGCTATTTCCTATTTTGGCGAGAGGCTGA